From a region of the Sesamum indicum cultivar Zhongzhi No. 13 linkage group LG3, S_indicum_v1.0, whole genome shotgun sequence genome:
- the LOC110011705 gene encoding uncharacterized protein LOC110011705 yields the protein MRGAGAQVTQGQTQARMYNITREEAPASNDVISGTVLLFDIATYVLIDPGSPYSCISSELASKLPGENSPLECNLMVYLPVGGGVVVNSVRKESLVRIGDVNLPVDLIVLDLKEFDVILGMDWLAQHKAIVDCCKKEVMIECSGESKVIFVGDHQVVPICVLSAMEAR from the coding sequence ATGAGGGGGGCTGGAGCACAAGTTACTCAGGGACAGACCCAGGCAAGGATGTATAACATTACCAGAGAGGAAGCCCCAGCATCGAATGATGTGATTTCAGGTACGGTATTGTTATTTGACATTGCAACTTATGTTTTGATTGATCCTGGCTCTCCATATTCATGTATTTCATCCGAACTTGCATCTAAACTACCGGGAGAGAATAGTCCATTGGAATGTAATTTGATGGTTTATTTGCCCGTCGGAGGGGGTGTGGTAGTCAACAGTGTTAGGAAAGAGAGCTTAGTGAGAATCGGAGATGTAAATTTACCTGTAGACCTTATAGTGCTggatttgaaggagtttgatgTGATTTTGGGGATGGATTGGTTAGCGCAACATAAAGCAATAGTTGACTGTTGTAAAAAAGAAGTGATGATCGAATGTTCTGGtgaatcaaaagtaatatttgtgGGGGATCATCAAGTAGTACCAATTTGTGTACTATCAGCCATGGAGGCAAGATGA
- the LOC105157386 gene encoding ABC transporter G family member 11 codes for MTMKSSSAADDVMMEIEANKPQGNGLVVGGLSPLSESLWKEKTNTEFVGDVSARLAWKDLTVVVTLSNGDTQNVLEKLSGYAEPGSFTALMGPSGSGKSTLLDALSGRLAANAFLSGTILLNGRKAKLSFGTAAYVTQDDNLIGTLTVRETISYSARLRLPDRMRWSDKRALVESTIIEMGLQDCADTVIGNWHLRGISGGERRRVSIALEILTRPRLLFLDEPTSGLDSASAFFVTQTLRGLSRDGRTVIASIHQPSSEVFELFDRLYLLSGGKTVYFGQASEAYEFFAQAGFPCPALRNPSDHFLRCINSDFDKVKATLKGSMKMRFETNDDPLDKVTTAEAIRTLVDSYRTSQYCYSAKEKIEEISKIKGTVLDSGGSQASFFMQAFTLTTRSFVNMSRDFGYYWLRLVIYIVVTICIGTIYLNVGTSYNSILARGACASFVFGFVTFMSIGGFPSFVEDMKVFQRERLNGHYGVSAFVISNTLSAMPFLILITFISGTVCYFMVRLHPGFSHYLFFVLCLYASVTVVESLMMAIASVVPNFLMGIIIGAGIQGIFMLVSGYFRLPNDIPKPVWRYPMSYISFHFWALQGQYQNDLKGLIFDNQSPDLPKIPGEYILENVFQIDVHRSKWIDLSVLFSMIIIYRIIFFIMIKVNEDVTPWVRGYIARRRIQRKSANQNTTITPFALTQSPSLRTYVQNRASGSGRR; via the exons ATGACCATGAAGAGCTCATCAGCTGCAGATGATGTTATGATGGAGATTGAGGCTAACAAACCACAAGGCAATGGGCTTGTAGTAGGAGGGCTGAGCCCTTTGAGTGAGAGCCTGTGGAAGGAGAAAACCAATACGGAATTTGTGGGCGATGTTTCCGCCAGGCTCGCCTGGAAAGATTTAACCGTGGTGGTCACTCTGAGCAACGGAGACACGCAGAATGTTTTGGAGAAACTCTCTGGTTATGCGGAGCCTGGATCCTTTACTGCACTAATGGGTCCTTCCGGATCCGGCAAATCTACACTGCTTGACGCCCTGTCTGGCCGACTCGCTGCCAATGCATTCCTTTCTGGAACCATTCTGCTTAACGGTCGCAAGGCCAAGTTATCTTTTGGGACTGCT GCATATGTAACACAAGATGACAACTTGATCGGGACTCTGACGGTTCGTGAAACAATATCATATTCAGCTCGATTGCGGCTTCCTGATAGAATGCGATGGTCGGACAAACGGGCACTGGTGGAGAGCACAATTATTGAAATGGGACTTCAAGATTGTGCCGACACCGTCATTGGAAATTGGCACTTGAGGGGCATCAGTGGGGGAGAAAGAAGAAGGGTTAGCATTGCACTTGAAATCCTGACAAGGCCCAGGTTACTTTTCCTAGATGAGCCAACCAGTGGTCTGGACAG TGCATCAGCATTCTTTGTGACCCAGACATTACGCGGGTTGTCCAGAGATGGAAGGACAGTCATAGCCTCGATTCACCAGCCTAGCAGTGAAGTCTTTGAGCTGTTTGACCGATTGTACCTACTTTCCGGTGGAAAAACAGTTTACTTTGGTCAAGCCTCAGAAGCATATGAG TTTTTTGCACAAGCTGGCTTTCCTTGTCCTGCTCTCAGGAACCCCTCTGATCATTTTCTACGGTGCATCAATTCTGATTTTGACAAAGTTAAAGCAACTCTGAAAGGATCTATGAAGATGCGG TTTGAGACAAATGATGATCCTCTAGACAAAGTAACCACAGCAGAAGCCATTCGGACGCTTGTTGACTCTTATCGTACTTCTCAGTATTGTTACtcagcaaaagaaaagattgagGAGATTTCCAAAATT AAAGGAACTGTGCTAGATTCTGGAGGGAGTCAGGCTAGTTTCTTCATGCAGGCTTTTACCTTAACTACACGGTCATTTGTTAATATGTCGAGGGACTTTGGGTATTACTGGCTGAGGCTTGTCATCTATATCGTGGTCACTATTTGCATCGGAACCATTTACTTGAATGTCGGAACAAGCTACAACTCCATCCTG GCAAGAGGTGCATGCGCGTCTTTTGTCTTTGGTTTTGTAACCTTTATGTCCATTGGTGGATTTCCTTCATTTGTGGAAGATATGAAG GTTTTCCAAAGGGAAAGGCTTAATGGGCACTATGGCGTGAGTGCCTTTGTGATCAGCAACACCTTATCTGCAATGCCATTTCTGATATTAATCACCTTTATTTCTGGTACTGTGTGCTACTTCATGGTCCGACTCCACCCAGGCTTTTCACATTACTTATTCTTCGTATTGTGCCTTTACGCGAGTGTCACGGTGGTTGAGAGCCTGATGATGGCTATAGCCAGTGTTGTTCCAAATTTCCTTATGGGTATCATCATAGGTGCTGGAATTCAG GGAATTTTTATGCTGGTCTCAGGTTATTTCCGGCTACCAAATGACATCCCAAAGCCGGTGTGGCGTTACCCAATGTCTTATATAAGTTTCCACTTCTGGGCTCTACAG GGACAATACCAAAATGATCTGAAGGGCTTGATCTTCGACAACCAGTCGCCTGATCTTCCCAAGATTCCAGGAGAATATATCTTGGAAAATGTTTTCCAGATTGATGTGCATCGATCAAAGTGGATCGACCTCAGTGTTCTATTCAGCATGATTATCATTTACCgcatcatcttcttcatcatGATCAAAGTTAATGAGGATGTGACCCCTTGGGTTCGTGGCTATATTGCAAGACGGAGAATACAGCGAAAAAGTGCCAATCAGAATACCACAATTACTCCTTTTGCTCTTACTCAATCACCTTCCCTGAGGACTTACGTCCAGAATCGAGCTTCCGGCAGTGGCAGGCGGTAG